The following proteins are encoded in a genomic region of Vicinamibacteria bacterium:
- a CDS encoding STAS domain-containing protein has product MKLDLREKEGISILVLGGQLTGGGGDEQFREAIDTLLASGRNRILVDFTDVAFMDSAGMGELVSGHRTVQRFGGNLKILNPTKRVHNSLTMAKLLPIFEIFDDEDAAVKSFHG; this is encoded by the coding sequence ATGAAGCTCGACCTGCGCGAAAAAGAAGGAATCTCGATTCTCGTCCTCGGCGGACAACTCACCGGCGGAGGGGGAGACGAGCAGTTTCGTGAAGCCATCGATACCCTGCTGGCCTCGGGTCGAAATCGCATCCTCGTCGATTTCACCGACGTGGCTTTCATGGACAGCGCGGGGATGGGCGAGCTGGTCTCGGGACATCGCACGGTGCAGCGGTTCGGCGGGAACCTCAAGATCCTCAACCCGACCAAGCGGGTGCACAACTCGCTGACGATGGCAAAACTCCTGCCGATCTTCGAGATCTTCGACGACGAGGACGCCGCGGTAAAAAGCTTCCACGGTTGA